From Anopheles stephensi strain Indian unplaced genomic scaffold, UCI_ANSTEP_V1.0 ucontig54, whole genome shotgun sequence, the proteins below share one genomic window:
- the LOC118517149 gene encoding polypeptide N-acetylgalactosaminyltransferase 3-like gives MMFRLRVKIFYVYIIISFVFSVYLFLFDFEIFVRKFINYHRHVRSNKFPDRPRIPQIVGHYVGVGTTGNLSKDFMKHKQLRSVPGVGENGDPVVIQAKDLLRMQQLFQINRYNLLASDRIALNRSLPDVRKPKCVSKQYPAKLPTTSIIIVFHNEAWSVLLRTVWSVINRSPKGLVREILLVDDASDRRFLKHELDNYVQKLPISVTILRLNQREGLVAARLLGARMATGDTLTFLDAHCECSPGWLEPLLARVQENPKKVVCPVIDIISDDNFSYIKSFEFHWGAFNWPLHFRWYALSDEELAERRKDTTTPFHTPAMAGGLFTIDRKYFFDIGAYDERLKIWGGDNLEMSFRVWQCGGEVEIAPCSHVGHLFRKSSPYTFPGGVSGILNENLARVALVWMDDWAKFFFKFNKGTEEFKSLNVSNRLALKRTLNCKSFDWYLRRVWPQNFFPAPNKFFGRIQPIDLTSTFDYQEYLTLMKKINLIIKNLNPELKWKFLIKYLTENVKRIGDSMKAAKHSPFCLHKPKTNTAINQPYGQAYLQKCSLLINVLDEQFVIDDYGRIMTDEGICLDSFRKTSIDGEEIVEGTRKIKMVTCGSQKPNQRWVYETDTYHLKNIGDASECLERSVTMIKDDGEDKYELFLGPCDVRNELQKWMLFPVAWK, from the exons ATGATGTTCCGTTTGCGGGTCAAGATTTTCTACGTGTACATCATCATTTCGTTCGTGTTtagtgtgtatttgtttttatttgatttcgaAATATTCGTTCGAAAGTTTATCAACTATCACCGACATGTGAG GAGCAATAAATTCCCGGACCGTCCTCGGATACCGCAGATTGTGGGGCACTATGTGGGTGTCGGTACGACCGGCAACCTGTCGAAAGATTTCATGAAACACAAACAACTTCGATCGGTGCCGGGTGTCGGTGAGAACGGCGATCCGGTCGTCATACAGGCGAAGGATCTGCTCAGGATGCAACAGTTGTTTCAGATCAACCGGTACAATCTGCTCGCTAGCGACCGGATCGCACTGAACCGTAGTTTACCGGATGTGCGGAAACCGAAATGCGTATCGAAGCAATATCCCGCCAAACTGCCAACCACTTCGATTATAATCGTTTTCCACAATGAAGCGTGGTCGGTGTTGTTGCGGACGGTGTGGAGCGTTATCAATCGATCACCGAAAGGGCTCGTGAGAGAGATTCTGCTGGTGGATGATGCTAGCGATCGACGGTTCCTCAAGCACGAGCTCGATAACTACGTCCAGAAGCTTCCAATATCCGTTACCATTTTGAGGTTAAATCAGCGCGAAGGACTCGTGGCGGCAAGACTGCTGGGAGCAAGGATGGCAACCGGCGACACGCTTACCTTCCTCGATGCTCACTGTGAGTGTTCACCGGGATGGCTCGAACCACTTCTAGCCCGGGTCCaagaaaaccccaaaaaagtCGTCTGCCCCGTGATCGACATCATTTCGGACGATAATTTTTCGTACATTAAAAGCTTTGAGTTTCATTGGGGTGCGTTTAACTGGCCGCTGCACTTCCGGTGGTACGCGTTGAGCGATGAGGAGCTGGCGGAACGTCGGAAGGATACGACCACACCGTTCCATACGCCGGCTATGGCAGGAGGGTTGTTCACGATCGACCGGAAATACTTTTTCGATATTGGGGCGTACGATGAGCGGTTGAAGATATGGGGTGGCGATAATCTGGAGATGTCTTTCCGGGTGTGGCAGTGTGGTGGGGAGGTGGAGATTGCACCCTGCTCGCACGTTGGTCATCTGTTCCGGAAGAGCTCACCATATACGTTTCCTGGTGGCGTTAGTGGG ATTCTCAACGAAAACCTGGCCCGTGTCGCTCTCGTTTGGATGGATGATTGGGCCAAGTTTTTCTTCAAGTTCAACAAGGGTACCGAAGAGTTCAAAAGCTTG AACGTTTCCAATCGATTGGCACTGAAGCGCACCCTAAACTGCAAATCGTTCGACTGGTACCTGAGGCGCGTCTGGCCCCAAAACTTCTTCCCGGCGCCGAACAAATTTTTCGGCCGCATACAACCGATCGACCTCACGTCAACGTTCGACTACCAGGAGTACCTCACGCTGATGAAGAAGATAAATCTCATCATAAAAAATCTTAACCCGGAGCTCAAGTGGAAGTTTCTCATCAAATACCTCACGGAAAATGTGAAACGGATCGGCGACTCGATGAAGGCGGCCAAACACAGCCCATTCTGTCTGCACAAGCCAAAAACGAACACGGCCATTAATCAACCGTACGGTCAGGCGTATCTGCAAAAGTGTTCGCTGCTGATCAACGTGCTGGATGAGCAGTTCGTGATCGACGACTATGGGCGCATCATGACGGACGAAGGGATTTGCCTGGATTCGTTCCGCAAGACCAGTATCGATGGGGAGGAAATTGTGGAAGGTACGAGAAAGATAAAGATGGTAACGTGCGGAAGTCAGAAGCCGAATCAACGGTGGGTGTACGAGACGGATACGTACCATCTGAAGAACATTGGGGACGCTTCGGAATGTCTCGAGCGGAGCGTTACGATGATAAAGGATGATGGCGAAGATAAGTACGAACTGTTTCTGGGTCCGTGCGATGTGCGGAACGAGCTGCAGAAGTGGATGCTGTTTCCGGTGGCGTGGAAGTAA